In Amaranthus tricolor cultivar Red isolate AtriRed21 chromosome 5, ASM2621246v1, whole genome shotgun sequence, a genomic segment contains:
- the LOC130812640 gene encoding protein ROOT HAIR DEFECTIVE 3-like, translating to MDNNAGCCSTQLIDGDGIFNVSGLEGFMKEVKLAECGLSYAVVSIMGPQSSGKSTLLNHLFGTNFREMDAFKGRSQTTKGIWLANCVGIEPCSLVMDLEGTDGRERGEDDTAFEKQSALFALAVSDIVLINMWCHDIGREQAANKPLLKTVFQVMMRLFSPRKTTLMFVIRDKTRTPLENLEPVLREDIQKIWDSVPKPQAHRETPLSEFFNVEVVALSSYEEKEEQFREQVASLRQRFNHSIAPGGLAGDRRGVVPASGFSFSAQQIWKVIKENRDLDLPAHKVMVATVRCEEIANERYSDFTQNEEWLQLEEASQSGPVAGFGKKLSSILEKCFFQYDSEAVYFDEGVRSSKRKHLEDKLLQLVQPAFLSILGHLRSGTVQKFKEAFDKALNSGEGFSVASQKCKQTFVNLFDQGCADAVIEQANWDTSKTRSKLIRDLDEYIASVRDAKLAELTSSYEAKLNEALVGPVEALLDGANDETWPSIRKLLRRETQSAVSGLANDLSGFDLDDETRQKMLGRIENYARGVVEGKAKEEAGKILIRMKDRFTILFSHDADSMPRVWTGKEDIKSITKVARSGSLKLLSVLAAIRLHDESDDIDKTLSLALVEKKSNTNDQSVSLSDPLATSTWEKVPSSKTLITPVQCKSLWRQFQMETEYTVSQAIAAQEASRRSNNWLPPPWAIAAMLILGFNEFMTLLRNPLYFAVLFVGFLVSKALWVQMDISNEFRHGFLPGFLSMSTRIVPTVMAMLKNLAEQGNRPPTTAGAHANPPPLAANSYKVSVSSGLSSTGSSHITSNENGREHSSSSKDD from the exons ATGG ATAATAATGCTGGATGTTGTTCTACTCAACTGATCGATGGAGATGGTATCTTCAATGTTTCTGGGCTCGAAGGTTTTATGAAAGAAGTGAAATTGGCAGAATGTGGACTTTCATACGCCGTAGTCTCTATCATGGGTCCACAAAGCAGTg GAAAAAGTACACTATTAAATCATCTGTTTGGAACAAACTTCAGGGAGATGGATGCATTTAAAGGAAG GTCTCAAACAACAAAAGGGATTTGGCTAGCAAACTGTGTCGGCATTGAGCCCTGCTCTCTAGTTATGGATTTGGAGGGTACTGATGGTAGAGAAAGAGGAGAG GATGATACCGCTTTTGAGAAACAAAGTGCTCTCTTTGCCCTTGCTGTTTCCGATATAGTACTTATAAACAT GTGGTGCCATGACATTGGCCGTGAGCAGGCTGCAAATAAACCTCTTCTGAAGACTGTATTTCAA GTTATGATGCGGTTGTTTAGCCCTCGTAAAACAACTCTGATGTTTGTGATACGTGATAAAACAAGG ACACCCCTTGAAAACCTAGAACCAGTTCTACGTGAGGATATTCAAAAG ATATGGGATTCTGTCCCTAAGCCACAAGCTCATAGAGAGACTCCCTTGAGTGAATTTTTCAAT GTTGAGGTTGTTGCTCTTTCTAGTTATGAAGAGAAGGAAGAGCAATTTAGAGAACAG GTTGCTAGTTTGAGACAACGGTTCAACCACTCTATTGCTCCTGGTGGTCTTGCTGGAGATCGCCGGGGAGTTGTGCCTGCTTCAGGGTTTTCTTTCAGTGCACAACAGATATGGAAAGTTATTAAAGAGAACAGGGACCTTGACCTTcctgcgcataaa GTTATGGTGGCAACTGTTCGTTGTGAAGAAATTGCCAATGAAAGATATAGTGACTTTACCCAAAATGAG gAATGGCTTCAGCTCGAGGAGGCCTCACAATCTGGCCCTGTTGCTGGGTTTGGGAAGAAGCTCAGTTCTATTCTTGAGAAGTGCTTTTTCCA GTACGACTCAGAGGCTGTATATTTTGATGAGGGTGTCAGATCATCCAAGAGGAAACATCTTGAAGATAAATTACTGCAA CTTGTTCAACCGGCTTTCCTTTCAATTTTGGGACATTTACGTTCTGGAACAGTACAGAAGTTTAAGGAAGCATTTGACAAAGCTTTAAATAGCGGGGAAGGATTTTCTGTTGCTTCCCAGAAATGCAAACAGACCTTCGTGAATCTTTTTGATCAAGGATGTGCAG ATGCTGTGATTGAACAAGCAAACTGGGATACATCTAAAACGAGGTCCAAGCTTATACGTGATTTAGATGAATATATTGCTTCAGTTCGTGATGCCAAATTGGCTGAACTTACTTCTAGTTATGAG GCAAAATTAAATGAGGCTCTTGTAGGGCCAGTTGAGGCACTTTTGGATGGTGCAAATGATGAGACCTGGCCATCAATAAGAAAACTTCTTCGACGTGAGACCCAGTCAGCCGTTTCTGGGCTTGCTAATGATCTTTCTGGTTTTGACTTGGATGATGAAACCCGTCAAAAAATGCTAGGGAGGATAGAGAATTATGCAAGAGGTGTTGTTGAAGGAAAAGCCAAGGAAGAAGCTGGAAAGATTTTGATCCGGATGAAGGATAG GTTTACAATTTTGTTTAGTCATGATGCCGATTCTATGCCTCGGGTTTGGACTGGGAAGGAGGATATAAAGTCAATCACAAAAGTAGCTCGTTCTGGG TCCCTCAAATTGCTTTCTGTGCTAGCTGCAATTCGTTTGCATGATGAATCTGACGATATTGACAAAACTTTATCCCTTGCTTTAGTGGAGAAAAAGAGCAACACTAATGACCAGAGTGTTTCATTATCTGATCCGCTAGCAACAAGTACCTGGGAGAAG GTTCCATCATCAAAGACATTGATAACCCCAGTTCAGTGCAAATCATTGTGGAGGCAGTTTCAGATGGAGACCGAATATACTGTTAGTCAGGCTATTGCTGCTCAG GAAGCGAGCAGGCGTAGTAACAATTGGTTGCCACCTCCATGGGCAATCGCTGCAATGCTAATTCTAGGTTTTAACGAGTTCATGACTCTTTTAAG GAACCCTCTTTATTTTGCCGTCCTCTTTGTCGGATTTCTAGTAAGCAAAGCATTGTGGGTGCAGATGGATATATCTAATGAATTCCGTCATGGCTTT TTACCTGGATTCCTGTCCATGTCAACCAGAATTGTACCTACTGTTATGGCCATGCTCAAAAACCTTGCTGAGCAGGGAAACAGACCACCCACAACTGCTGGTGCCCACGCAAATCCACCTCCACTTGCTGCTAACAGCTACAAAGTCAGTGTGAGTTCTGGCCTATCGTCGACCGGTTCTTCTCATATAACATCAAATGAAAATGGAAGGGAGCATTCAAGTTCTTCAAAGGATGATTAG
- the LOC130812641 gene encoding photosystem I reaction center subunit psaK, chloroplastic, with product MASVVMTSLPQFTGLRPQQATSPLKTLSVALPMKGKGKGALGARCDYIGSPTNLIMVTSTTLMLFAGRFGLAPSANRKSTAGLKLEARDSGLQTGDPAGFTLADTLACGSVGHIIGVGVVLGLKNIGAL from the exons ATGGCATCAGTTGTGATGACTTCTCTCCCACAATTCACTGGGCTTAGACCCCAGCAAGCTACTTCCCCTCTTAAGACCTTG TCGGTAGCTCTTCCAATGAAAGGCAAAGGAAAAGGAGCTTTGGGTGCTAGATGTGATTATATTGGGTCACCCACAAACTTG ATAATGGTAACATCAACAACACTAATGTTGTTTGCTGGAAGATTTGGGTTAGCTCCATCAGCCAATAGAAAATCAACAGCTGGATTGAAATTGGAAGCAAGAGACTCAGGTCTACAAACTGGTGACCCTGCTGGGTTTACCCTTGCTGATACACTTGCTTGTGGTTCTGTTGGTCACATTATTGGTGTTGGTGTTGTACTTGGTCTCAAAAACATTGGGGCCCTCTAA